In Chelmon rostratus isolate fCheRos1 chromosome 21, fCheRos1.pri, whole genome shotgun sequence, the genomic window ACAAAGAATGATGatcatcactgcagctctcagATATCTGCGCGTGGCTTCCTCGTTTCAGTTATCAGTAGCACCATCGTGTCTGCTGTAGTGTTACTCATCCTGATAGCTTGTCTTTGCGTCGTGTCAGCTCCTCCGACGTGACAATATTCATCAGCGGCTGTTGTTGTCACCGAAGCGGCCGCAGTTTCCTACGCACAGTCATTACTTTTGGTTTTCACGTCAGACTCAGAGTTTTGGTCTTGCTTTCACTGATGTTTAAAGTAGCTGAGCGTGAAAGCTACCACGAATTGATGACTCAGTTGGGGCTCGGGGTGGTTCCTTGTTCTAatggacaagaaaaaaagtagTTGTCCATGCAAATTCACTTGCGACACTGAGAAGGAAGGaagatttttatcattttatccaCCAAATATCTGCAGACTAGTTCCTTGTTACGCTATCTGGTGCTTTGTCATGGCTGGTGTTGCTTCATTCCCCTTATTAGGGTGTGTTATTGTGTATGCATGCACGACCTTGAAGTATTGGAGTATTAATGCCAGGATGtaaaacctgcagagaaaaccaCAAGCTATTAAAACAGCCTCAACGCTCCGCTGTCTATGTTAACTGTGTCACATCTTCAGGCTAATTCCTTCCTCATCATCTGGGAAGTGCACAGGCTTTAATTGTTCAGCTGCCGGCTGCCACAAAAAGAGATgaagcttcccattgtgtccACAGAGGTGGAGGCCTTCTCTCCGAGCTCAAACCGCCGCCTGCCTCCGTCTCGCAGACGCGCTCGCTGATTCTCTGGAAGCCGCGCACGTACTCAGAAGTGCAACAGTTCAACGGAAGCCCCATGCGAGAACACATCCTGCTCTTCACACGCCGCCTGCCCGTTAGCGCGCCGCAAGTTACTGAGTAATTTTCTCTCATGCAGTCGAGTTGCATCAGCAGTCTGACCCAAAGGAATTTCCCGGTTTCGTTTTATGAGAAGAGGAAAGCCGCAAAGTTCCTCGTGTGTTCTGTTCCAAGTCACACCTACTGCAGAGGCTGATCCCAGCTGAGTTATTCCTTCAGGTCACCTGGTTCTGGCTCATTTTGTTTCCACTTTATCCCAGAGTCAGGGAACTGCGCTTGGTTTCTAAAACAGTCTCTAAACATTACCTCCACCTCAGAGTATTTCAAGCAGTGTTAAATGAATCATGAACAACGTCCTCTAAACCCTCCACTGCCCAGCTTTGACTCAATGTTTCCCAGTTAATGGCTGAAGGGTTGAAACCGGCATAGCTGATCGATGATCTGTCATGTTTTTCTGCCTGTAGGTCAGTGCGGCAGATCAGAGTTTTGGAACTCGGATTTGGATCTCTGCGTGCCGTGTGCATCGTGCAAGCAGTACCCAAAGACGCCGTCATGCAACACATGTAAGACAGCGAGTCATGATGTGAGAATGTAAATGGCTCCCTGCCGTGATCGTGTGGTCATGTTCTCTCTGCGTGCAAACCAACAGGTAAATCTGTGGAGGAGACGCCTGATGTGTGGAAGCTGGCAGCCATCACCAGTTTCTCGGTGCTGGCCGTCGTGCTGGTGGGCGCCGCGCTGATCATCGGGGTCATGGTGCATCGACGCAAGTCGCACAAAAGGCCCCTACGTGGTGAGATTCTTTCAGCTTCACGTCTTTTTACGGGTGCGGCAGACATGTTTTCCACGCGAGAGTGCACAGCTTCTCGGCCCAGATCGCAAATaatggctgcagctgaaaaggAGTGTTCCATGTTCCCAAAGTGAGACTGTCATCCATGTCtttccagaaaaacaaatgaggtGATAAATTAGATCTTAAAGGGACATATTCTACAAAAATGGGCTTTCTTTTGGATTTGTTTCTCACCCAGCATACCTTGGAATCACTGAAAAGAAAGTTTTCCCCAATGCCTTATTTTACGAGGGTTTTGATTCGCCTTTGGAGTAAAGACCTTGCATTCAAAGATAATAGGGATGAATTATTAGTGACAATTGGTGACTATGGGGTTGAGTAATCCTTTAGAAATCACGTCATGTCCCTGGTGCAGAGAGATTCTCGGTAAGTACgttcacagctctgcagctgtgtcacaaaccaacaaaaaatGGCACAGACGAGAGCTATCATCTGTTCGTGTACGCTGCGAGacaacaggccttttttttACAGAAGCCATCTGAACATGCgacagtaggaaaagcacatgtGCAGACAGttaaatgaatgatggctgaattccatttagctgcttcagtttctggGTCAGGGTATTGTGCGCTCTGGCTCGCTGTCACACCGCCGTGGCTTGCAGGGACACTTGTGTTAATGTTACTGTTAA contains:
- the LOC121625386 gene encoding tumor necrosis factor receptor superfamily member 12A is translated as MASVALCALCGLIIAAATNFYGVSAQKSQCGRSEFWNSDLDLCVPCASCKQYPKTPSCNTCKSVEETPDVWKLAAITSFSVLAVVLVGAALIIGVMVHRRKSHKRPLREPIEETAGPLYQA